DNA sequence from the Eisenibacter elegans DSM 3317 genome:
AAGCCCAAGCCCTCGACCAAAGTAACTTGATGTGGATTCCGCCCTCACGCTATCATCTGAGCTTGCAATATAACCAAAAACGCAGCTGGTGGATAGTAGAAGACTTTTTCGCCTCTCTAGAAGGTGTCTTCGTAGACCAACAACGCAACAGTCCTCCTGTTTTGCAAGACTGGGAGCGCTTCCCCGAACAAGGCACATTTGATTTTCGGGGGGCTCCACCGGCCTACTTTCTGCTTCAGGCTCAGGTGGGTTGGGAACACCCTCTGCGCGGCGAGCAACACCGCATCGGGGTCAGCCTAGCTGTCGAAAATGCCCTTAATCAAGCTTATCGTGATTATATGAATCGCCTCCGATATTTTGCTGATGACCTCGGGCGCAATGTTATTCTGAGGTTAAAATACAGTTTCTGACGCATAAAGACTTTTTTATAACCCAATGTTTTACTTAAAACCAATAAATCTGATGAACAAGTTTTCTATCCGTGTACTACTGATGCTTGCCTTGAGCTTTGTCGTATTGACTAGCTGTAGCCGTGACAAAGACCCTGAGCCTGCTAATGAAGAAGAACTCATCACCACGCTGGAGATGAAGTTTACTCCTCAAGGTGGTGGTCAAACAATCACTTTCCTTTGGAGAGACGGTGCGTTGCTACCCGGTCGTGGTACTAACCAAGCCCCTGCTCTGGCTCCCAACACTACTTATAATGTGGCTATCGAACTACTCGACGAAACACAAACTCCTCCTGAAGACATCACTGAGGAAATCGAAGAAGAGGACGACGAGCACCAGTTCTTCTTTATCATTAGCAGTGGGCTAAACCTCACACACCAATACAATGACAGAGACGGTGATGGTCGCGCTGTGGGCTTGAAGAATATCTTTACCACTGGTCCTGCCAGCACTGGAACTTTGCGTGTCATCTTGAAGCACAAACTTAACAAAGCTGCTGCCGCTAACTTGGTTACTCCCGTAACCCTAGAGCAAATCAACGGCTTTGGCGGTGATACTGATGTAGACCTTACCTTTAACGTAACTATCCAGTAATCAATTACTTACAAATAACAATACCTCTCGCTAAGGTACCAGACCCTTCGGCCTTTTGGGCTTGAAGGGTTTTTTGTTAAACAAAACTTAAAGCCACAACTCCACACCAGCACAAAGATTGACTTATCTTTACCCTTTCATCAAATCGTTCTCTATTTATGAAAAAAATAAGCTTATTTATCCTAGCACTGCTGATAAGCACAGAACTTTTGTATGCCCAACAAGCCCTGTTACAATCTGGACCAATGGTGGGTTATGCTACCTTCAAAGAAGTGATGCTGTGGGTGCAAACCAAGGAGGCTGCTCAAGTACACGTGGTGTATTTCAATACTCAAAAGCCTCAAGAACGCCTACAATCGGCCAAACACACCACCAAGGCCGAGCAGGCCTTTGCCACACACATCCCCGTTGCCGTTACAGAAGGCCAACAATATCAGTATGAGCTGTATATCAACGACCAAAAAGTAGTTCTTAACCACCCCCTGACTTTTCAGAGCCAAACCCTTTGGCAACATCGTAAAGACCCGCCGGCCTTTCGGTTTGTTTTTGGGACTTGCGCTTACGTCAACGAGCCCGAAGTAGACCGCCCCGGCAAACCTTATGGAGGCGAATACGGCATCTTTGAGCAAATACGCGCCAAAAAGCCTGATTTTATGCTCTGGGGTGGAGACAATGTCTACCTCCGCGAAGTCGATTGGGACACCCGCAGCGGCATCCTACACCGCTATACCCACACCCGCTCGCTACCCGAGGCGCAAGCTCTACTCGGTTCAGTACATCACTATGCCATTTGGGATGACCACGACTTCGGGCCTGACAACTCTGATGCAAGCTTTTGGATGAAAGAGACGACCCTAGAGGCTTTCAAGCTCTTCTGGGCCAACCCCAATTACGTAGATGCTACCTATGGTACGTTTTTCTGGAATGATGCGCAGTTTTTCTTGCTCGATAATCGTTACTTCAAAACTGCCCCTGACAGTAAAACCACCGAACCTACTATACTTGGCGAAGCTCAGTTCCAGTGGCTTGTCCAAGCGCTCAAATACAGCAAAGCCCCCTTTAAATTTGTAGTAATGGGAGGGCAATTCCTCAACAACAGTCCCAATTGTTTGGATGCGGCTTGGTGTGAAAACTACCTCCGACACACTGCCGAGCGCCAACGTATCATTGATGCTATCCGAGACGAAGGCATCACAGGAGTTATTTTCTTGACCGGCGACCGTCATCACAGCGAGCTGTCTGTACTCACCGAGGGGGTCAACTACCCTTTATATGACCTAACGTCCTCTCCTCTGACTTCGGGCGGCGCTGGTGAGCGTGGCCGCAACGAAGGCAATACCCTTCGTGTGCCCGACACCTACTACGGTGAGCGCAACTTTGCCGTCCTTGACATCAGTGGTGAGCGCCTCGACCGTAGGCTCAACATCACCCTCTTCGATAATCAGGGTAAGCAACTTTGGCAACATCAAATCAAAGCCAATGAGTTGAAGTAACCACATCCAAGAGCATTGGCTATATCGATAAAACCCCGGCAAAGCCATATACTTTGTCGGGGTTTGTCTATCTCAGGGCCGCCTATTTAGTTGAAATAACGGAAGTCGTGATTGTTGGGCAACTGTTTCAAGAAGGCCGTCATCAGCTGAATGACGTTGGCCACATCTTCTTTATCAGCCGTTTCGACAGTGGTGTGCATATATTTCAGCGGCAACGAAACCAAGGCCGAAGCCACTCCGCCATTAGAGTACGCAAAAGCATCGGTATCCGTACCCGTCCAGCGCGAAGAGGCCATTCGTTGGAAAGGAATTTGGTTTTTCTCCGCTAGGTCTATCAACATTTGCAGCATATTGTTTTGTACTGCGGGGGCATAACTCAATACAGGGCCTTTGCCGGCGTGAATGTCGCCATCGCGAATTTTGTCATACAAGGGTGACTGGGTATCGTGGCATACATCCGTTACCAAGGCCACATTGGGCTTGATGCGTTGAGTCATCATTTCGGCACCACGCAACCCAATTTCTTCCTGAACCGAATTGACGATATAGAGGCCATACTCAGGTCTGAAGCCCTCCTCGTGTAGCTTTCGGGCTACTTCGGCAATCATATAGCCGCCCATACGGTTGTCAAGGCCGCGCCCTACATAGTAGCGGTTATTCAGCTCCATCAGCTCATCCACAAAGGTGGCGACCGTTCCTACGTGAATGCCCAGCGCGTGTA
Encoded proteins:
- a CDS encoding M42 family metallopeptidase, with the translated sequence MTSQEFLTKYLNNASPTGYESSGQKIWLDYLKPYIDTYEVDTYGSVVGIVNPEAPYKVVIEAHADEISWYVNYITDSGYIYVIRNGGSDPIIAPSMRVNLHTKNGIVKGIFGWPAIHVRGNDPKDDPKPTMKNIVIDCGCKSKEEVHALGIHVGTVATFVDELMELNNRYYVGRGLDNRMGGYMIAEVARKLHEEGFRPEYGLYIVNSVQEEIGLRGAEMMTQRIKPNVALVTDVCHDTQSPLYDKIRDGDIHAGKGPVLSYAPAVQNNMLQMLIDLAEKNQIPFQRMASSRWTGTDTDAFAYSNGGVASALVSLPLKYMHTTVETADKEDVANVIQLMTAFLKQLPNNHDFRYFN
- a CDS encoding alkaline phosphatase D family protein; translation: MKKISLFILALLISTELLYAQQALLQSGPMVGYATFKEVMLWVQTKEAAQVHVVYFNTQKPQERLQSAKHTTKAEQAFATHIPVAVTEGQQYQYELYINDQKVVLNHPLTFQSQTLWQHRKDPPAFRFVFGTCAYVNEPEVDRPGKPYGGEYGIFEQIRAKKPDFMLWGGDNVYLREVDWDTRSGILHRYTHTRSLPEAQALLGSVHHYAIWDDHDFGPDNSDASFWMKETTLEAFKLFWANPNYVDATYGTFFWNDAQFFLLDNRYFKTAPDSKTTEPTILGEAQFQWLVQALKYSKAPFKFVVMGGQFLNNSPNCLDAAWCENYLRHTAERQRIIDAIRDEGITGVIFLTGDRHHSELSVLTEGVNYPLYDLTSSPLTSGGAGERGRNEGNTLRVPDTYYGERNFAVLDISGERLDRRLNITLFDNQGKQLWQHQIKANELK